A segment of the Streptomyces sp. ITFR-21 genome:
CTGAGGGGGCGCCCGGCCGGGCCGGCGGCCGGGGGCGGCCGGGGCCCCGGGCGCCGGCGGACCGGGGCGGGCCCGCGCTCAGGGTTTGACGGCGACGCGGCCCTCGTCCATGCGCAGCAGCAGCAGACGCGCGCCGGTCTTCTCCAGGAACTCGTCCACCGCCTCCCGCGAGCCCTGCCACCAGCCGTAGTCGTCGATCAGCAGGACACCGCCGGGCGCCAGCCGCGGGTACAGGTGCTCCAGCTCGTGCTTGGTCGAGGCATACCAGTCGGTGTCCAGCCGCAGGATCGCGATCTGCTCCGGCGCCCGGCCGGGGATGGTCTCCTCGACCAGGCCCTGGACGTAGTGGACGCGCTCCTTGGGGTACGGGACGTGCGAGAAGCCCTCCTGGACGTCCTCCAGACCGGCGACCGCCCAGATCGGGCGGTCCCTCTCCTGGCGGGCCAGCAGGTCCGCCGCGCTCTCCCCGTCGCGCCTCCTGTCCCGGTCGGTGGGCGGCGGCATGCCCTCGAAGGTGTCGAACAGGTACAGGTCCCGCCCGGTGTCGCCGACCGACAGCAGGGTGCGGGCGGCGGCCTGCATGCTGCCCCCGCGCCAGACCCCGCACTCGACCACGGCGCCGGGTATTCGGTGCTTGACGACGTACCGGACCGCCAGGATGAAGGCGTTCAGCCGTTCGGGCGAGGTCATCGTGTACGGGCGGACCGCCTGGATGACCTCGCGCGCCTCTTCGTCGTAGTCGGCCGGCAGCTTGAGGGGACGCGGCTCGGCCGGCGCGGTGCCCGCCGCCGCGGCGGCGACGGCGGGGCGCGGCACCGGCGGCTTGGACTTGCGCAGCTCGTAGCCGGTCAGCTTCGTCAAAAGTTCGTTGAGAGTTCGTTTCCAGGCCATGGGGGGGAAACTACCCCGGTTGGCCGACCCCCGCATGGGTGTGCGCCACAGTCACCGGTGCGGTCCCGCCTCCGGATCGGTGCGGCGGTGGGCCGCCAGCGCGGTGGCGAACAGGTGGGAGTCCAGGAGGGTGCCGTCCATGAAGCGGCCGGCCTTCGCGTAGGCGTTCAGCATGAGCTTGGCCAGCCGCAGCGCCTCGGGCGGGCGGCGGACGAGCGGTTTGACCCAGTTCTCGACGGTGGTGTCGAGTTCGGCGGCCAGTACCACCCGGTGCACGATCGACAGCGTGAACGCGGTGGACGCGTCGAAGGTGGCGCCGGTGATGACCAGCTCCCGGACCCTGGCGGCGCCCACCTCCGCCAGCAGCCGGGGCAGCATCCCGCCCCAGGCCGGGGGGAGGCCGAGGGCCAGTTCCGGCAGCCGGAAGCGGCTGCTGTCCGCCGCGGCGCGCAGGTCGCAGAACAGGGCCAGTCCGACACCGGCGCCGATCACCCTGCCGTGCAGCCGGGCGATGGTGACGGCGTGGGTGTTCTCCAGCGCCTCGCAGACCCGGCGGGCCTTCTCGCCGAGGCCGCGCAGCTGCGCGCCGCGCGGATCGGTGTCCAGCGCCGACTCCAGGTCGACCCGGTCGGCACCGACGCAGAAGTCGTCGCCCGCGCCGGACAGGACCAGCACCCGCACCTCGGGGGACTCGCGCAGCCCGTCGAGGAGGGCGAGCAGCTCGTCCAGTGTGGTGCCGGTGAGCGCGTTGCCGGTGCCGGGGCTGTTCAGTTCGGCCCGCAGCACCGGCCCCGAACGGGTCACCCGCAGCTCTTTGTAGGGGACTTGCGGGAATTCCGTGATGTCTGTGGTCACACGCACCTCATGCTGGGGTTACGACGACAGGGAGGGTCATGACGCGGCGGAAGGCGACCCGGGGCGCCCACTCGGGGTCGCGGGCCAAGGAGAGGTACGGCAGCCGGTTCAGCAGCCCGTGCAGCAGCGACTGGGCTTCCAGCCGGGCCAGCGGCGCGCCGAGGCAGTAGTGGATGCCGTTGCTGAAGCTGAGGTGGGTGGCCTTGCGGCGTACGTCGAAGAGGTGGGCGTCCAGGTGCTTGTCGGGGTCGTGGTTGGCCGCCCCCACCATCAGGTGCACCATCTCGTCGGCCCCCACCGGCCAGTCGGCGATCGCGGTGTCGGTCTTCGCCACGCGGCTGATCACATGGGTGGGGGAGTCGTAGCGCAGTACCTCCTCGACGGCCCCGGGCACGTGGTCGGGGTGGGCGCGCAGCCAGTCCCACTGCCGGGGGTGCTTGAGCAGCAGCCACATCATCGTGGACAGCAGCGTCGAGGTCGTCTCCAGGGCGGCCAGCAGGACGAACAGGGCCAGGAAGTAGACCGCCTCGTCGGCGGCCTCGCGGTCGGACTCCATCGTGTCCCAGACCCGGATCCAGCCGGAGACCGGGTCGGCGCCGGGGGCGGCCCTGCGTTCCCGGACCAGGGCGATGAAATAGTCGCGGAGCTGCCTCGTCGCGGCGTCCGAGCGGGCGAGCTGACTGGCGGACGGCAGCAATTCCTGCGCGAACACCTGTTCATGGGTCAGCTCCCGTAAATACGGGTAATCGGCGGGCGGAAGTCCCAGCCAGCGCCCGATGGTGAGGACCGGGAGTTCCTCGCTGACCAGGTCGTGGAAATCCGCCTCACCGTCGTGCAGCCGTTCGGTGAGCCGGTCCACAAGGCCGCTGGTGATATCGGTTATCGACGTGCGCAGCGCCGACAGCGCCGTCCGGTCGAACATGTTGCCCACGGAACGGCGCACCCGGGTGTGGTCGGGCGGGTTGAGCCCGGCCAGCGTCCTGCCCATCTCCTGGGAGGAAACGGCACTCCAGCGTGTCGCCTCCCCCTGCCGTGCGCGCCACTGCGTGTCGGGCTCCAACCAGTCCCTGCTGCGCAGAATCCGGTCGCAGAGATCGAAGGAGGTGACGAGGCGACCGCCCCAGGGCGCCGGCACGACACCGCCCATCGACCGGAGCTCACGGTAAAGCTGGGAAGGATTCGTCTGCCCTTTTGCGGTCCGAAGCCGGGAGAAGATCGATACCACTGAACGCCGATCGATGTGCGGAGTTATCGCGGGCTCCACGACGTAAGGCTCCTTCACGGGATCAAGGGGGGGATGGGCTGGACGTTCCTACCCCTCTGGTTGAACACTCACGCGGTGGTGCCCGGGTGCATCCTTGTCGTCTGGGTCACACGCCTCCGTTGAGCCAGGTGAGGAACTTGCTCCAGCGGGTGTTCTTGGCCGGCTGGGCAGGCCCAGCGGACCTCGCCGCGGACCCGCCCTGGGCGGACGCGAGCGGCGGCTGCACGGGCTGCGCCTTGGGCGTGAAGCGCACCGGAAGCGTGATGAGCGAGCGGCTCCACGGCGCCGGCACCCAGCTCAGGTCCTTGAGGTCGATCCGCAGCTCGATGTCCGGCAGCCGGTTCAGCAGCGTCTCGATGGCGGTGATCGCGATCACCAGCGCCGGGTCCTTGGCCGGGCAGACGTGTGGTCCCGCGCCGAACGCGAGGTGCGCCCGCCCGCCGGTCAGCGACCGGTCCTGCGCCATCGCGGGGTCGGTGTTCGCCGCCGCGAAGCTGATCACCACCGGGTCGTCGGCCCGCAGCACCTTGCCGTCCACCTCCACGTCGTGCACCGGGTAGTGCACCGCGTAGTTGGCGATCGGGGCGTAGTTCCACAGCACTTCGCTGACCGCGTCCTCGACCAGCAGGCCCGACGAGTGCTGGGTCTGCGCATAGCGGTCGTCGCCGAGCATCAGCGCCGAGCCGACGCTGATCAGCGACTGCAGCGGCGCGGTGCCGCCGGAGAGCAGCGTCACCAGCTGGTTGGCCATCTCGGCGTCGGACAGTCCCGACGGGTGCTGCATCATCCGGGACGTCACATCGTCGCCCGGGTGCCGCCGCTTGAGCGCGATCAGCTCCATCAGGGCGCCGCCGAGAATCTCGTTGGCGCCGTCGGCGCCCTCGAAGATGCCGCTGATGCCGAGGATGATCCGGTCGCCGATGTCCGCGGGGCAGCCGAACAGGTCGCTGTAGACCAGCAGCGGCAGCTGCTGGGCGTAGTCGGCCACCAGGTCGGCGTTGCCGATCCGCCGGCCGCTGAACTGGCTGATCAGGTACTCGGCGACCCGCTGGACCAGCCGGGTCAACCGGTGCTCGTCCACGGTCGCCAGACTGTCCGTCACCGCGTTCCGCAGCCGGGCGTGGGCCGCGCCGTCGGAGAACAGCGCGTTGGGCCGGTAGCCCATCATGGGCAGCGCCGGGCTGTCGGCGGGTATCCGGCCCTCGTTCAGGTCACGCCAGCGGCGCGAGTCCCGGACGAAGGTGCTCGGGTTCTGCAGGATGCGCAGGGCCGTGGAGTAACTGGTGACGAGCTCCACGGGGACGCCGGGCGCGATCTCGACCGGCGCCGTCGGCCCGAAACTCCGCAGGTACGCGTAGTGGGCATCCGGGTCGGCGCCGAACTCCGGACCGTACAGCGGGGTCCTGCCGTGCGCGGGGCATCCGGGCGGCGGTTCTTGGTCGCCGGCGTGCTGGGGCATTCGGGTGACTCCTAATCGAGGCGGGACTGAAGGTAGGTCACGAGGGTGATCAGAGCTTGGACCGCGGAGTTCCGGTCACGTACATCGCAGGGCACTATGGGCGTTTCCGCCGGAAGGTTCAAGGCCTCGCGGACCTCGTCTATGGGATAGGGCTCGCTGCCCTCGAAGTGGTTCACCCCGACGGCACACGGCAGTGCGTACTGCTCGATCAGATCCAGTACCGGGAAGGACTCGCCCAGTCGCTTGGGGTCGACCAGTACCAGCGCCCCCAGGGCGCCAATGGACAGGTCCTCCCACAGTTCCTTGAAACGCTCCTGCCCCGGCGTGCCGAACAGATAGAGCACCAGGTTGTCGCTGAGTGTGAGCCGCCCGAAGTCCATGGCGACCGTGGTTGTCTTCTTGTCGGGCGTACCGGAGAGGTCGTCGATACCCGTACTCGCCTGGGTGATGACCTCTTCGGTGCGCAGCGGTTCGATCTCCGAGATCTTCCCGATGTAGGTCGTCTTCCCGACGCCGAAATGGCCGACGACGAGCACTTTGACGAGAGTGTGGACCTGCGACCCTACGTACACGCCATCACGCTCCGAAACGATCCTTGAGGCCATTGAGTACATCCTCGAGAAGTTTTCTGTCGGTGCGCTGGGCGAGGGGGACCGCTGCACGCGTATTGATAAGGCGCCGCTCCGCCAGTTGGGCCAGCACGATCCTGACCACGCCCAGGGGCAGGCCGGTGTGGCCTGCCACCTCCACGACCGAGAGGTAACCCCCGGCGCACAGATCCAGGATGTGCTGGCTCTCCGGGGCGAGGATCCGGCTCCCCGGCGCGTCCTCGGTCGCCATGACCAGGGTGGTCATCGAGAACTGCTCGTCGGAGGGCAGGTCCTGCCCGTTGGTGATGACGTAGGGCCTGACTAACGCGCCGGTCAGATCCAGATCCAGATCCGGTTCGTCCGTCACGTGTTGTCAGCCATCTCGCGAGGGAGCGTCATCAGTTCCTTGCCCAGCCTCGACAC
Coding sequences within it:
- a CDS encoding TylF/MycF/NovP-related O-methyltransferase, with protein sequence MAWKRTLNELLTKLTGYELRKSKPPVPRPAVAAAAAGTAPAEPRPLKLPADYDEEAREVIQAVRPYTMTSPERLNAFILAVRYVVKHRIPGAVVECGVWRGGSMQAAARTLLSVGDTGRDLYLFDTFEGMPPPTDRDRRRDGESAADLLARQERDRPIWAVAGLEDVQEGFSHVPYPKERVHYVQGLVEETIPGRAPEQIAILRLDTDWYASTKHELEHLYPRLAPGGVLLIDDYGWWQGSREAVDEFLEKTGARLLLLRMDEGRVAVKP
- a CDS encoding enoyl-CoA hydratase/isomerase family protein encodes the protein MTTDITEFPQVPYKELRVTRSGPVLRAELNSPGTGNALTGTTLDELLALLDGLRESPEVRVLVLSGAGDDFCVGADRVDLESALDTDPRGAQLRGLGEKARRVCEALENTHAVTIARLHGRVIGAGVGLALFCDLRAAADSSRFRLPELALGLPPAWGGMLPRLLAEVGAARVRELVITGATFDASTAFTLSIVHRVVLAAELDTTVENWVKPLVRRPPEALRLAKLMLNAYAKAGRFMDGTLLDSHLFATALAAHRRTDPEAGPHR
- a CDS encoding cytochrome P450; the encoded protein is MEPAITPHIDRRSVVSIFSRLRTAKGQTNPSQLYRELRSMGGVVPAPWGGRLVTSFDLCDRILRSRDWLEPDTQWRARQGEATRWSAVSSQEMGRTLAGLNPPDHTRVRRSVGNMFDRTALSALRTSITDITSGLVDRLTERLHDGEADFHDLVSEELPVLTIGRWLGLPPADYPYLRELTHEQVFAQELLPSASQLARSDAATRQLRDYFIALVRERRAAPGADPVSGWIRVWDTMESDREAADEAVYFLALFVLLAALETTSTLLSTMMWLLLKHPRQWDWLRAHPDHVPGAVEEVLRYDSPTHVISRVAKTDTAIADWPVGADEMVHLMVGAANHDPDKHLDAHLFDVRRKATHLSFSNGIHYCLGAPLARLEAQSLLHGLLNRLPYLSLARDPEWAPRVAFRRVMTLPVVVTPA
- a CDS encoding cytochrome P450, which gives rise to MPQHAGDQEPPPGCPAHGRTPLYGPEFGADPDAHYAYLRSFGPTAPVEIAPGVPVELVTSYSTALRILQNPSTFVRDSRRWRDLNEGRIPADSPALPMMGYRPNALFSDGAAHARLRNAVTDSLATVDEHRLTRLVQRVAEYLISQFSGRRIGNADLVADYAQQLPLLVYSDLFGCPADIGDRIILGISGIFEGADGANEILGGALMELIALKRRHPGDDVTSRMMQHPSGLSDAEMANQLVTLLSGGTAPLQSLISVGSALMLGDDRYAQTQHSSGLLVEDAVSEVLWNYAPIANYAVHYPVHDVEVDGKVLRADDPVVISFAAANTDPAMAQDRSLTGGRAHLAFGAGPHVCPAKDPALVIAITAIETLLNRLPDIELRIDLKDLSWVPAPWSRSLITLPVRFTPKAQPVQPPLASAQGGSAARSAGPAQPAKNTRWSKFLTWLNGGV
- a CDS encoding GTP-binding protein encodes the protein MASRIVSERDGVYVGSQVHTLVKVLVVGHFGVGKTTYIGKISEIEPLRTEEVITQASTGIDDLSGTPDKKTTTVAMDFGRLTLSDNLVLYLFGTPGQERFKELWEDLSIGALGALVLVDPKRLGESFPVLDLIEQYALPCAVGVNHFEGSEPYPIDEVREALNLPAETPIVPCDVRDRNSAVQALITLVTYLQSRLD
- a CDS encoding DUF742 domain-containing protein, whose translation is MTDEPDLDLDLTGALVRPYVITNGQDLPSDEQFSMTTLVMATEDAPGSRILAPESQHILDLCAGGYLSVVEVAGHTGLPLGVVRIVLAQLAERRLINTRAAVPLAQRTDRKLLEDVLNGLKDRFGA